Proteins found in one Fulvitalea axinellae genomic segment:
- a CDS encoding O-acetylhomoserine aminocarboxypropyltransferase/cysteine synthase has translation MSTPLNFETLQLHAGQEPDPTTGSRAVPIYQTTSYVFNNAEHGANLFALKEFGNIYTRLMNPTTDVFEKRIAALEGGVAALATASGQAAQFIALNNIVNAGDNIVSSCFLYGGTYNQFKVAFKRLGVDVRFTEDNEAESYEKLIDADTKAIYLETIGNPAFDVADFEAIAAVAKKHDIPLVVDNTFGAGGYLFRPLEHGANIVTASATKWIGGHGTSIGGVIIDGGNYNWGNGKFPQFSEPSEGYHGLNFWEVFGADGPFGNIAFIIRARVEGLRDFGPAISPFNAFQLLQGIETLSLRVDRTVSNALEIAKWLESHEAVAKVNYPGLESSPSHENAKKYLKRGFGGVLTFELKGDKAKAEEFVNSLELISHLANVGDAKTLIIHPASTTHQQLTDEEQLAAGVKPTTLRLSVGIEHIDDIKADIEKALAKTTASATAEASC, from the coding sequence ATGTCTACTCCTTTGAACTTCGAGACACTACAATTACACGCCGGCCAAGAACCAGATCCAACAACCGGATCACGCGCCGTGCCGATTTATCAAACCACGTCTTACGTTTTTAACAACGCCGAACACGGCGCCAATCTCTTCGCTCTGAAGGAGTTTGGAAACATCTATACTCGTCTGATGAATCCGACTACGGATGTTTTTGAAAAAAGAATTGCCGCTCTGGAAGGCGGAGTCGCCGCTTTGGCCACCGCATCCGGACAGGCCGCGCAGTTTATCGCCTTGAACAACATCGTAAACGCGGGTGACAACATCGTATCAAGCTGCTTCCTCTACGGTGGCACTTACAACCAATTCAAAGTGGCTTTCAAGCGTTTGGGCGTAGACGTTCGCTTCACTGAAGACAACGAAGCCGAAAGCTACGAAAAGCTTATCGACGCTGACACCAAGGCCATTTACCTCGAAACTATCGGCAACCCGGCTTTTGATGTTGCGGATTTCGAAGCTATCGCGGCGGTAGCCAAAAAGCACGACATTCCGTTGGTTGTGGACAACACCTTCGGCGCCGGCGGTTACTTGTTCCGCCCGTTGGAGCATGGCGCAAACATCGTTACGGCGTCGGCCACTAAGTGGATCGGCGGACACGGCACCAGCATCGGCGGCGTGATCATCGACGGCGGTAACTACAACTGGGGCAACGGAAAATTCCCGCAATTCTCCGAGCCTTCGGAAGGATACCACGGGCTGAACTTCTGGGAAGTTTTCGGCGCTGACGGGCCTTTCGGAAACATCGCTTTCATAATCCGCGCAAGGGTGGAAGGCCTCCGCGACTTCGGTCCGGCCATCAGCCCGTTCAACGCTTTCCAGCTTTTGCAGGGAATCGAAACGCTTTCGCTCCGCGTAGACCGCACGGTAAGCAACGCTTTGGAAATCGCCAAGTGGCTTGAGTCTCATGAGGCCGTAGCCAAGGTGAATTATCCGGGACTGGAATCGAGCCCGTCGCACGAAAACGCCAAGAAATACCTCAAGCGCGGTTTCGGCGGCGTACTTACCTTCGAACTTAAAGGCGACAAGGCCAAGGCCGAGGAATTCGTAAACTCATTGGAGCTGATTAGCCATTTGGCCAACGTGGGCGACGCGAAAACGCTGATCATCCACCCGGCTTCCACTACTCACCAGCAACTTACCGACGAGGAGCAACTCGCGGCCGGCGTAAAGCCAACCACTCTGCGCCTCTCGGTCGGCATCGAGCATATCGACGATATCAAAGCCGATATCGAAAAGGCTCTGGCCAAAACCACTGCTTCAGCAACCGCCGAAGCATCCTGTTGA
- a CDS encoding SDR family oxidoreductase, which translates to MKILLTGATGYIGRRLLPVLALAGHEVCCLVRNKGRLETEAGLADKLSVVEADLLDPESLESIPKDIDVAYYLAHSMSHGGDDFRDLERRSATNFVEALKNTSCGQIIYLGGIVNDEGLSEHLSSRMRVESLLADSGIPITVLRAAIIIGSGSASFEIIRDLVEKLPVMVAPKWLNTRCQPIAVRNVIRYLAGCAGNKETFGKTFDIGGPDILTYKQMLLLFGEVRSLKRHILTLPVLTPRLSSLWLVFVTSTSIPLARTLVDSMCNEVVVKNGGLERIVPQKLIGYKEAVRLAFERIQQNEVISSWTDSFVSGRALPGWLDFVKVPQYGCLSDRKERFFQGDPEAVFDRVWTIGGKTGWYRMDLLWRVRGLMDKMVGGPGLRRGRRSQTDLKPGDALDFWRVIVADKEARRLLLFAEMKVPGEAWLEFRVVPKDDGFLFTQTATFRPKGLLGRAYWYSLVPLHFLIFGAMRDCIVNPALNQKCNT; encoded by the coding sequence ATGAAAATACTGCTTACCGGAGCTACAGGATATATCGGGCGGAGGCTTTTGCCGGTTTTGGCATTGGCTGGCCATGAGGTTTGTTGTTTGGTTAGAAACAAAGGCCGTTTGGAAACAGAGGCTGGCCTTGCCGACAAATTGAGCGTGGTGGAGGCCGATTTACTGGATCCGGAAAGCTTGGAGTCTATACCCAAAGATATTGATGTCGCTTATTACTTAGCCCATTCCATGAGCCATGGAGGCGATGATTTTCGGGATTTGGAAAGGCGGAGCGCAACCAATTTTGTTGAGGCTCTGAAAAATACGTCCTGCGGACAGATCATTTATCTGGGAGGTATAGTGAACGATGAAGGCCTTTCTGAGCATTTGAGCTCACGGATGCGGGTGGAAAGCCTGTTGGCCGATTCCGGGATTCCGATAACTGTCTTGAGGGCGGCGATTATTATCGGATCGGGAAGTGCTTCTTTTGAGATCATCCGTGATTTGGTGGAGAAACTTCCCGTAATGGTGGCTCCCAAATGGCTTAATACCCGATGCCAACCGATAGCAGTGAGAAACGTGATCCGCTATTTGGCCGGTTGCGCAGGAAACAAAGAGACTTTTGGGAAAACGTTCGATATCGGCGGGCCCGATATCCTGACTTATAAGCAAATGCTTCTCTTGTTTGGGGAAGTCCGCAGCTTGAAACGCCATATCCTGACTTTGCCTGTCTTGACTCCCCGGCTTTCTTCCTTATGGTTGGTTTTTGTCACTTCTACTTCCATTCCCTTGGCTAGAACCTTGGTCGATAGCATGTGCAATGAAGTGGTGGTAAAGAACGGAGGCTTGGAGCGGATAGTCCCCCAAAAGCTGATCGGTTATAAAGAAGCCGTTCGTTTGGCCTTTGAGCGAATCCAACAAAACGAAGTAATCTCTAGCTGGACAGACTCATTTGTCAGCGGAAGGGCTTTGCCCGGTTGGCTGGATTTTGTAAAAGTTCCCCAATATGGATGTCTGTCGGACAGGAAAGAACGGTTTTTTCAGGGTGATCCCGAAGCCGTTTTTGACAGAGTGTGGACTATAGGCGGTAAAACGGGCTGGTACAGGATGGATTTGCTTTGGCGAGTCCGCGGACTGATGGACAAAATGGTGGGCGGGCCGGGCCTGCGTCGGGGACGCCGTAGCCAGACGGATCTGAAGCCGGGTGACGCATTGGATTTTTGGCGGGTAATTGTCGCTGACAAAGAAGCCCGCAGGTTATTGCTGTTTGCCGAAATGAAAGTGCCAGGCGAGGCGTGGTTGGAATTTCGGGTAGTGCCGAAAGATGACGGTTTCCTGTTTACGCAAACCGCTACCTTCCGGCCAAAAGGGCTTTTGGGAAGGGCGTATTGGTATTCCCTTGTGCCCTTACATTTTTTGATATTCGGCGCCATGCGGGATTGTATCGTGAATCCCGCACTTAACCAGAAATGTAATACTTAA
- a CDS encoding sulfatase → MKKIVLTFKNLVARAGMFAMLCSGFANRAEAKAPDTGKPNVLWIYLEDVTALMRLYGTEGVVTPLAESLAENGVLFNNAFVPAPVCSPCRSSIITGSMGTTLGLNQHRSSRTKETAIYLPEGYKTVPELFKDAGYSTYNEGKDDYNFWYDRNKLYDETDGKPARKNWRRLQGGRRIDWAKVPKDKPFFAQVQLRGGKNKKKVANPYPLDSVKIPPYYPDHPEFRKLYARHIDCVKITDDEAADLLDRMKKNGHLDNTIVFFFSDHGMKAPRHKQYPTEQGLEIPFIVRWFGADNNIVKAGKVRNDLVNAIDLGPTSLALCGLDIPNYMEGKNIFGKGYKRDYVIGFRDRCDNTIDHIRTVRTKRYRYIKNYFPERPMSQLSYRSGHPEMVTFQKLYDEGKLNAVQAAYFERKPHEEFYDLKNDPHCIKNLAEDAKYAKELYRHRQILNDWIKETDDKGQYPETEAELRRVYKERKAKCVNPEYDIFRDARL, encoded by the coding sequence ATGAAGAAAATAGTTCTCACTTTCAAAAACCTGGTGGCCAGGGCAGGAATGTTCGCCATGCTATGCTCGGGTTTTGCCAATAGGGCCGAAGCCAAAGCGCCCGACACCGGTAAACCGAACGTGCTGTGGATCTACTTGGAAGATGTCACCGCGCTGATGCGCCTTTACGGTACGGAGGGAGTAGTGACCCCCTTGGCCGAATCGTTGGCCGAAAACGGCGTTCTGTTCAACAATGCCTTCGTACCCGCTCCCGTTTGTTCGCCTTGCCGTTCCTCAATCATTACGGGAAGTATGGGCACCACGCTGGGGCTAAACCAGCACAGAAGCTCCCGTACTAAAGAGACGGCGATTTACCTTCCCGAAGGTTATAAGACTGTTCCCGAGCTTTTTAAGGACGCCGGATACTCCACTTATAACGAAGGCAAAGACGATTACAACTTCTGGTACGACCGCAACAAACTCTACGACGAAACCGACGGAAAACCGGCGAGAAAGAATTGGAGGAGACTACAAGGCGGTCGCCGGATCGATTGGGCCAAAGTGCCGAAAGACAAGCCTTTCTTCGCCCAAGTGCAGTTGCGTGGAGGCAAGAACAAGAAAAAAGTGGCCAATCCCTACCCGCTTGATAGCGTGAAGATTCCGCCGTATTATCCCGACCATCCGGAGTTTCGCAAACTGTACGCCCGCCATATCGACTGCGTGAAAATTACGGACGACGAAGCAGCCGATCTGCTGGACAGAATGAAAAAGAACGGCCATCTGGACAATACCATCGTCTTTTTCTTCTCCGACCATGGCATGAAGGCTCCGCGCCACAAGCAATATCCGACCGAACAAGGCCTTGAGATTCCGTTTATCGTAAGGTGGTTCGGCGCTGACAACAACATCGTGAAAGCCGGCAAAGTCCGCAACGATTTGGTCAACGCCATCGACTTGGGGCCTACATCTTTGGCGCTTTGCGGACTTGATATTCCGAATTATATGGAAGGCAAAAACATCTTCGGCAAAGGCTACAAGCGCGATTACGTCATTGGTTTCCGCGACCGTTGCGACAACACCATCGACCATATCCGGACCGTGCGCACTAAGCGTTACCGTTATATCAAGAACTACTTCCCGGAGCGTCCGATGTCCCAGCTTTCCTACCGTTCGGGCCACCCGGAGATGGTGACTTTCCAGAAGCTTTATGACGAAGGCAAGCTAAACGCCGTACAGGCCGCTTATTTCGAGCGTAAGCCTCATGAGGAATTCTATGATCTGAAAAATGATCCCCACTGTATCAAGAACTTAGCAGAAGATGCGAAATACGCGAAGGAGCTATATCGCCACAGGCAAATTCTGAACGATTGGATAAAAGAAACTGACGATAAAGGCCAATATCCTGAAACCGAAGCGGAATTAAGACGTGTATATAAGGAACGCAAAGCAAAATGCGTAAACCCCGAGTATGATATTTTTAGAGACGCTCGGTTATAA
- a CDS encoding homoserine O-acetyltransferase family protein produces the protein MTKHHTFIYDQEFELESGQSLPEFRLRYTTFGKLNEAKDNIIWVCHAFTGSSDFTDWWKGMFGPGMLYDPERHFVICANAIGGCYGSTGPLSVDPNKSRPYFHDFPSVTNRDIIRAFDKLRQHLGFEKLHTLIGCSMGGQQALEWAVLNPGLSEHLIVIGSNAKHSPWGIAFNESQRMAIEQDPTWQLYTAHAGMEGMKVARSIALISYRNYQTYDKTQYETDNTKTDDFKASSYQRYQGLKLANRFNAFTYWTLSKAMDSQNVGRGRDGVLEALATVKAKALFIGMSSDLLFPMQEQHFLTKNVPGAVFEPIHSDFGHDGFLLETEQLTDKIRAFYWRGLRENRRRKPAERLVTVGV, from the coding sequence ATGACAAAGCACCACACTTTTATATACGATCAGGAGTTTGAACTCGAAAGCGGGCAATCTTTGCCTGAGTTTCGCCTCCGCTACACTACTTTCGGCAAGCTTAACGAAGCCAAGGACAACATTATCTGGGTATGCCACGCCTTTACCGGCAGCTCGGATTTCACCGATTGGTGGAAGGGTATGTTTGGCCCGGGCATGCTTTACGATCCCGAAAGACACTTTGTCATCTGCGCCAACGCCATTGGCGGATGCTACGGTTCCACAGGTCCTCTTTCTGTAGATCCAAATAAAAGCAGACCATATTTCCACGATTTCCCGTCTGTCACAAACCGTGACATTATCAGGGCTTTCGACAAATTGCGTCAGCATTTGGGCTTCGAAAAGCTCCATACGCTGATCGGTTGCTCGATGGGCGGACAGCAGGCATTGGAATGGGCTGTTCTTAACCCGGGGCTTTCGGAACACTTGATCGTAATCGGTTCCAACGCGAAACACTCGCCTTGGGGTATTGCCTTCAACGAGTCGCAACGGATGGCTATTGAGCAAGACCCGACTTGGCAGCTCTACACCGCCCACGCCGGAATGGAAGGCATGAAGGTGGCGCGCTCCATCGCGCTGATTTCGTATAGGAATTACCAGACTTACGACAAGACGCAGTACGAAACCGATAATACTAAGACTGACGACTTCAAGGCGTCGTCTTACCAAAGATACCAGGGCTTAAAATTAGCCAACCGCTTCAACGCTTTCACGTACTGGACGCTTTCCAAAGCCATGGATTCGCAAAACGTGGGACGCGGACGCGACGGCGTGCTGGAAGCTTTGGCCACGGTCAAGGCCAAGGCGCTGTTTATAGGTATGAGTTCGGATTTGCTCTTCCCTATGCAGGAACAGCATTTTCTCACCAAGAATGTGCCCGGCGCCGTATTCGAGCCCATCCATTCCGACTTCGGCCACGACGGCTTCCTGTTGGAAACGGAGCAGCTCACCGATAAAATCAGGGCTTTCTATTGGAGAGGTCTCCGGGAAAACCGTCGTCGCAAGCCTGCCGAGAGGTTGGTGACGGTAGGTGTCTAA
- a CDS encoding metal-dependent hydrolase: protein MPGFTGHSIAGICAGVAVTVASIELTKTKPPEGVILGLTCYIGSLMPDIDANRAVITRKFFHYMGILIGVLCSAILFKRLEYYQVMTLVFGSWAVSRYLIRPVFSKITTHRGLFHSVPAGLVISGMVGNLILFLNEYRKELSLSRMNKDFILLSCASFLVGYVVHLLLDESYSIVRMKRSLGTALKFFEKKRFSGYLLMYILAAILYLSIW, encoded by the coding sequence ATGCCGGGATTCACAGGCCATTCTATAGCGGGGATATGTGCGGGCGTGGCGGTTACGGTGGCCTCGATCGAGCTGACAAAGACCAAACCGCCTGAAGGAGTGATTTTGGGCTTGACCTGTTATATCGGAAGTCTGATGCCGGATATTGATGCGAATCGGGCGGTTATCACCCGGAAATTTTTCCATTATATGGGCATTCTTATCGGGGTCTTGTGCTCGGCCATACTTTTTAAGCGATTGGAATATTACCAAGTGATGACTTTGGTATTCGGGTCCTGGGCTGTCAGCCGCTATCTGATACGCCCTGTTTTCAGCAAAATCACTACGCACCGGGGACTGTTCCATTCGGTGCCGGCCGGCTTGGTAATTTCCGGTATGGTAGGCAACCTGATCCTGTTTTTGAACGAATACAGAAAGGAGTTAAGCTTGTCGAGAATGAATAAGGACTTTATTTTACTGTCATGCGCATCATTTTTAGTCGGTTACGTCGTTCATTTATTGCTTGACGAGTCATACAGTATAGTCCGCATGAAAAGGTCTTTGGGAACGGCCTTGAAGTTCTTCGAGAAGAAGCGCTTTTCGGGGTATCTCCTTATGTACATTCTGGCGGCGATATTGTACTTGTCTATTTGGTAG
- a CDS encoding DUF2867 domain-containing protein encodes MKILLTGANGYVGRRLLPVLVMAKHKVVCLVRDKRRLVLERNMRNKVEILEMDLTDEEALHKMPNDIDVAYYLVHSLSHTSRDERLAAKNFVKTLEQGTCKQMIYLGHLANNDILIKQFRTWIHVEEVLRMSKIPLTVLRSTMILGSGSAIFEILRDLVEKSPIMLAPDWVMTRCQPIDIKNVVIYLAKSAGNKKVYHKVFDIGGPAVMTYYDMLMIYAEERGLRRKIVIVPALPHRLSARWLRSITSTTLPIARYFVGSMKNEVVVNCNGIEDVIRQPLLNYREMIRTAFKDIKQNEVVSSWMDACCTGKTNLELVDFVQVPIYGCFQDRREADIEGQDPDVLFNRIWEIGGDNGWYGLNFIWRIRGFFDRVFGGPGLRRGRRSQTDLKPGDALDFWRVLMADKSSRRLLLYSELKTPGEAWLEFKVKPTADGCRLQQSLSYRPKGLSGRLYWHFFQFIRVPAMRSLISSLAEVSVKEDGATSFAVRRLGNLKIHR; translated from the coding sequence ATGAAAATATTGTTGACAGGAGCGAACGGTTATGTCGGGCGAAGGCTTTTGCCGGTTTTGGTGATGGCCAAGCACAAGGTGGTTTGTCTGGTGCGGGACAAGAGACGTTTGGTTCTTGAAAGGAATATGAGAAATAAGGTCGAGATCCTGGAGATGGACTTGACCGACGAAGAGGCGTTGCATAAGATGCCTAACGATATAGACGTGGCGTATTATCTGGTGCATTCGCTCAGCCATACGTCACGAGACGAGCGGTTGGCCGCCAAGAACTTTGTAAAGACCTTGGAACAAGGGACATGCAAACAGATGATTTATCTGGGGCACCTGGCCAATAACGATATTTTGATCAAGCAATTCCGGACGTGGATACACGTGGAGGAGGTTTTGAGAATGTCGAAGATCCCGTTGACGGTGTTGCGCTCGACTATGATTTTGGGGTCAGGTAGCGCCATTTTCGAAATATTGAGAGATTTGGTGGAGAAATCCCCGATTATGCTCGCTCCCGATTGGGTGATGACGCGTTGCCAGCCGATCGATATCAAGAATGTCGTGATTTACTTGGCCAAGAGTGCCGGGAACAAGAAAGTGTACCATAAAGTGTTCGATATCGGTGGGCCTGCGGTTATGACGTATTATGATATGCTGATGATCTATGCCGAGGAAAGAGGCTTGCGGAGAAAGATAGTGATCGTTCCCGCCCTACCCCACCGGTTGTCGGCCCGTTGGTTGCGTAGCATAACGTCTACCACTTTGCCTATTGCGAGGTATTTTGTGGGCAGTATGAAAAACGAGGTGGTTGTAAACTGCAATGGGATTGAGGATGTGATCCGTCAACCGTTGTTGAATTACCGTGAAATGATTCGGACGGCTTTTAAAGATATTAAGCAAAACGAGGTGGTATCGAGTTGGATGGACGCATGCTGTACGGGAAAAACTAACCTGGAGTTGGTGGATTTCGTTCAAGTCCCTATATACGGATGTTTTCAGGATCGTAGGGAGGCGGATATCGAAGGGCAAGACCCGGACGTGCTCTTTAACAGGATATGGGAAATCGGTGGGGACAATGGCTGGTATGGGCTGAATTTTATTTGGAGGATACGCGGTTTCTTTGACAGGGTGTTTGGCGGGCCGGGCCTTCGGCGTGGAAGGAGAAGCCAAACGGATCTGAAACCGGGCGATGCGCTGGACTTTTGGAGGGTGTTGATGGCGGACAAGAGTAGCCGACGGTTGCTACTGTATTCGGAGTTAAAAACCCCGGGCGAAGCTTGGCTGGAGTTCAAAGTTAAGCCAACGGCTGACGGCTGTAGGCTTCAGCAATCGTTGTCTTATCGTCCCAAAGGCCTTAGTGGGCGTTTGTATTGGCATTTTTTCCAATTTATAAGGGTTCCCGCTATGCGCTCTCTGATTAGTAGTTTGGCGGAAGTCTCGGTGAAAGAAGACGGAGCGACATCGTTTGCCGTTCGGCGACTGGGAAATCTCAAAATCCATAGGTGA
- a CDS encoding TIGR02594 family protein — protein MSQLLKTAFNELGVSEIKGSQHSDHILDYARESGFEFIHDDETPWCSVFVNWCCEKSDLPRSRKANARSWLDVGTSTKDPRPGDVVVFWRESPDSWKGHVAIFLGFSHDNKSVFCLGGNQKDSVCVASYGADKILSFRRLDKDVALAVPGGFLKQGDKGGDVEDLQLLLKRHGYDCGEADGVFGSATERELRKFQLDNNLTVDGIYGPQCAETLKNLENAQA, from the coding sequence ATGTCCCAACTACTCAAGACAGCGTTCAACGAACTCGGCGTATCAGAAATAAAGGGAAGTCAGCATTCCGACCATATCCTGGATTATGCCAGAGAATCCGGATTCGAGTTTATCCACGACGACGAGACTCCGTGGTGTAGCGTATTCGTTAATTGGTGTTGTGAAAAGTCCGACCTGCCTAGGTCTCGTAAAGCCAACGCCCGCTCTTGGCTGGACGTAGGAACCTCCACAAAAGATCCTCGCCCGGGCGATGTAGTCGTATTTTGGAGAGAAAGCCCCGACTCTTGGAAAGGACACGTAGCCATTTTCCTCGGCTTTTCTCATGACAACAAATCCGTATTCTGCCTCGGCGGAAACCAGAAAGACAGCGTGTGCGTGGCTTCGTACGGAGCGGATAAAATCCTCTCATTCCGCAGGCTTGATAAAGACGTTGCCTTAGCCGTTCCCGGAGGTTTCTTGAAACAAGGCGACAAGGGGGGAGATGTGGAAGATTTACAACTACTCCTTAAGCGCCACGGCTATGACTGTGGCGAAGCGGACGGCGTTTTCGGTTCGGCTACGGAAAGGGAATTGCGTAAATTCCAGTTGGACAACAACCTTACTGTTGACGGAATCTACGGTCCGCAATGCGCTGAGACTCTAAAGAATTTGGAAAACGCACAGGCCTAA